A portion of the Edaphobacter bradus genome contains these proteins:
- a CDS encoding efflux RND transporter periplasmic adaptor subunit encodes MSRKKILLIVLGILILGGIIAGTILRSQSSVTKVATGKVVRQDLVSIVNGTGQIKPKTYVNVGATAFGRITHLYVKEGDHVKAGQLVATVESEQPASAVAAQRATIASSKTDVESSAAAERTAEANVEQAKADLEQKKFDYDRAKALYGAQLIAKQDFDAKKAAYDVSAATLQQRIAAVAQTKAQTASARGHVEQAVATLRGNDYNLGLTQSRAPFDALVTNVPVREGETVVVGIQNAEGSTLMTLADMSVITAEVKVDETDIVNVALNQPVDVTVDALPGRVFKGHVTEVGDQALLRTTGIATSQSTTGTEEAKDFKVVVTLDQPSDDLRPGLSATAKVTTAHRANALTIPIQALVQRNPDLEKTLAANGGKLPSGTAQAATTPPAKSQLVQGVYILKTDHKKLRAVFVPVTTGVTGATDIEVLSGLQPGDEIVTGRYKILRALKSGTLVKRDNTPEGGSEADKS; translated from the coding sequence ATGAGCAGAAAGAAAATCCTTCTTATCGTCCTTGGCATTCTGATCCTGGGTGGAATCATTGCGGGTACCATCCTCCGTAGCCAGTCCTCCGTCACCAAGGTCGCGACTGGTAAGGTCGTGCGGCAGGACCTTGTCTCCATCGTCAACGGCACAGGCCAGATCAAGCCCAAGACCTACGTCAACGTCGGGGCGACAGCTTTTGGACGTATCACGCACCTTTATGTCAAAGAAGGCGACCACGTAAAGGCCGGTCAGCTGGTTGCTACGGTTGAGAGCGAGCAGCCTGCCTCCGCCGTCGCGGCCCAGCGCGCCACCATCGCCTCCTCAAAGACAGACGTCGAATCTTCCGCCGCCGCCGAGCGCACCGCCGAAGCCAACGTAGAGCAGGCCAAGGCAGATCTCGAGCAGAAGAAATTCGACTACGACCGGGCCAAGGCGCTCTATGGAGCTCAACTGATCGCCAAGCAGGACTTCGACGCCAAGAAGGCCGCCTATGACGTCTCGGCTGCGACGCTGCAGCAGCGCATCGCCGCCGTGGCGCAGACAAAGGCGCAGACCGCCTCGGCCCGCGGGCACGTCGAACAGGCCGTCGCGACCCTTCGCGGAAATGACTACAATCTTGGCCTGACCCAGAGCCGGGCCCCCTTCGACGCGCTCGTCACCAATGTGCCGGTTCGCGAGGGAGAGACGGTCGTGGTCGGCATCCAGAACGCCGAAGGCTCGACCCTGATGACCCTCGCCGACATGAGCGTGATCACGGCCGAGGTCAAGGTCGACGAGACCGACATCGTCAACGTAGCCCTCAATCAACCAGTCGACGTAACCGTCGACGCCCTTCCCGGCCGTGTCTTCAAAGGCCACGTCACCGAAGTGGGAGACCAGGCGCTGCTGCGCACCACCGGCATCGCCACCAGCCAGTCCACCACTGGAACCGAAGAGGCCAAGGACTTCAAGGTCGTCGTCACGCTCGACCAGCCCTCGGATGACCTCCGCCCGGGTCTCTCAGCGACTGCCAAAGTCACGACAGCCCACCGCGCCAATGCCCTGACGATCCCCATCCAGGCACTCGTCCAGCGCAACCCTGACTTGGAAAAGACTCTCGCAGCCAACGGCGGCAAGCTTCCCTCGGGAACCGCTCAGGCTGCCACTACCCCCCCAGCTAAGTCGCAACTTGTGCAGGGAGTCTACATCCTGAAGACGGACCACAAGAAGCTCCGCGCGGTCTTCGTACCAGTCACCACCGGGGTCACAGGAGCTACGGACATCGAGGTGCTCAGCGGCCTGCAACCAGGCGACGAGATTGTGACCGGCCGCTATAAGATTCTGCGTGCCCTTAAGAGCGGTACACTCGTCAAACGGGACAACACGCCTGAGGGCGGCTCGGAAGCGGATAAGTCGTAA
- a CDS encoding amino acid permease: protein MSMLFARKSMDVLFAEAHAEGAETLERALGPFQLTALGIGAVIGAGIFVLAGLGAHYAGPGLMLSFVLSGLGCAFAGLCYAEFAAMIPLAGSAYTYAYATLGELIAWIIGWDLTLEYAMGASTVSSGWSNNFVELMNVFHIDFPLWLAYDHWTGLRKALEHVTRDVMAANYSSLVPGTQQYINQVSVLQATPTAEMMARAHQLLGAPVLFGHEIGINLPAFLIALVVTTVLAIGIKESAKFNSTIVVIKVAVVLFVLGLGAKFVHPGNWGSNWHSFAPYGLSGIGAGAAYIFFAYIGFDAVSTTAQEAKNPQRDLPIGIIASLLICTALYIGVAAVLTGMVPWQSVNIEAPIARAFLDRGLGWASDVIVVGALAGLTSVMLVMLLGQTRVLYAMASDGLLPKKFFAEIHPRFRTPFKNTFLVGILAGVVGAVTPIDDIGKMVNIGTLLAFVIVCTSIILLRKTDPDRERPFRTPLVPLVPILGILFNGYMMIKLGWLNWARLIIWLIIGLVVYFTYGVKHSKVRERAGEPVAH, encoded by the coding sequence GGCGCGCACTATGCAGGCCCGGGACTGATGCTCTCGTTTGTGCTGAGCGGACTGGGTTGCGCCTTTGCCGGTCTCTGCTATGCGGAGTTTGCGGCAATGATTCCGCTGGCCGGGTCGGCATACACGTATGCCTATGCGACGCTGGGCGAACTGATTGCCTGGATCATCGGTTGGGACCTGACGCTGGAGTACGCGATGGGCGCGAGCACGGTGAGCTCGGGCTGGTCGAACAACTTCGTCGAACTGATGAATGTGTTTCATATCGACTTCCCCCTATGGCTTGCCTATGACCACTGGACCGGTCTGCGAAAGGCGCTTGAGCACGTTACGCGCGATGTGATGGCGGCGAACTATAGTTCGCTGGTTCCCGGCACGCAGCAGTACATCAACCAGGTCAGCGTGCTGCAGGCGACGCCGACTGCCGAGATGATGGCGCGGGCGCATCAGCTGCTGGGCGCGCCAGTGCTGTTTGGTCACGAGATCGGCATCAACCTTCCGGCCTTTCTGATCGCACTGGTTGTGACGACGGTGCTGGCGATCGGAATCAAAGAGTCTGCGAAGTTCAACTCAACGATTGTTGTCATTAAGGTTGCTGTCGTGCTGTTTGTGCTTGGGCTTGGTGCGAAGTTTGTGCATCCGGGCAACTGGGGCAGCAATTGGCACTCCTTCGCTCCCTATGGATTGAGCGGAATTGGTGCAGGCGCAGCGTACATCTTCTTTGCATATATCGGCTTCGACGCGGTGTCGACGACGGCGCAGGAGGCGAAGAACCCTCAGCGCGATCTGCCAATCGGCATTATCGCTTCTCTGCTGATCTGCACTGCGCTCTACATTGGAGTTGCAGCGGTGCTGACGGGCATGGTGCCGTGGCAGTCGGTGAACATTGAAGCGCCGATCGCGCGCGCATTTCTTGATCGCGGACTGGGGTGGGCGAGCGACGTTATCGTGGTCGGCGCGTTGGCTGGCCTGACCTCTGTGATGCTGGTGATGTTGCTGGGGCAGACGCGTGTGCTCTACGCCATGGCGAGCGATGGCCTGTTGCCGAAGAAGTTTTTTGCCGAGATTCACCCGCGGTTTCGCACGCCGTTCAAGAATACGTTTCTTGTTGGCATATTGGCAGGCGTAGTAGGAGCGGTCACTCCTATCGACGACATCGGCAAGATGGTGAACATCGGCACGTTGCTGGCGTTTGTCATTGTCTGCACTTCGATTATTTTGCTGCGCAAGACGGACCCGGACCGGGAACGGCCGTTCCGTACGCCCTTGGTTCCGTTGGTGCCTATCCTGGGAATCCTGTTCAACGGCTATATGATGATTAAGCTTGGCTGGCTGAACTGGGCCCGGTTGATCATCTGGCTCATCATCGGGCTGGTTGTCTACTTCACCTATGGCGTGAAGCACAGCAAGGTGCGTGAACGTGCTGGTGAGCCAGTGGCACACTGA
- a CDS encoding GWxTD domain-containing protein produces MKTSPHFLSGLAFVALTMTGTCALRAQDAAPPATSADGVTQSQPTTEKPDPLKRQLSDKERFAQQKALRGELHGEYKKWVDEDARWIITDQELQAFKSLSNDEERDQFIEAFWQRRNPNPDSPENEFRDEHYRRIAYTNEHFAAGKPGWKTDRGHIYIAFGKPDSIDSHPSGGSYERPIEEGGGNTSTFPFEVWHYRYIQGIGDNIDIEFVDSCMCGDYHMTIDRSEKDALKHVPGAGATLSEQMGQSTKADRFTGGGLEQLGAGPMSQQNQSKQFDRLNQYAKLMAAPEIKFKDLEAYMVSSKILTGPPFLFDVRTDYVKVTNDTVLVPVTLQIRNRDITFNTKDGVSTGTVNILGRISNLNHKAVQTFEDTVSVPVPSELLARTQNNVSVYWKALPLRPGLYKIDIVIKDVNNPDHIGTWKRSMNVPKYDDDRLAASSLILADQMERVPSKDIGAGNFVIGNTRIRPRVPTGVAVPVTFHRGQNLNFWMQVYNLGIDEKSKHNDATIEYQVIDLATNTTLLQTEEQTGKTNPNADQVTLERTMPLASLQPGKYKITIKVNDGISKQQIAESAPFNVD; encoded by the coding sequence ATGAAGACGTCCCCGCACTTCCTTTCTGGTTTGGCTTTTGTTGCTCTGACGATGACAGGGACGTGCGCGCTGCGCGCTCAGGACGCCGCTCCTCCCGCGACCTCCGCCGACGGGGTAACGCAGAGCCAGCCGACCACCGAGAAGCCTGATCCGCTGAAGCGCCAGCTCAGCGACAAGGAACGGTTTGCCCAGCAGAAGGCGCTCAGGGGCGAGCTCCACGGTGAGTACAAGAAATGGGTGGATGAGGACGCACGTTGGATCATCACCGACCAGGAGCTGCAGGCCTTTAAGAGCCTGAGCAACGATGAGGAGCGGGACCAGTTCATAGAGGCGTTCTGGCAGCGCCGGAACCCGAATCCGGACTCCCCTGAGAATGAGTTCCGGGACGAGCACTACCGCCGCATCGCCTATACCAACGAGCACTTTGCTGCGGGCAAGCCAGGATGGAAGACCGATCGTGGCCACATCTATATCGCTTTCGGCAAGCCGGACAGCATCGACTCGCATCCCAGCGGCGGAAGCTACGAGCGGCCGATTGAAGAGGGCGGCGGCAATACCTCTACATTCCCGTTCGAGGTATGGCACTACCGGTATATCCAGGGCATCGGCGACAACATCGATATCGAATTTGTGGACTCGTGCATGTGCGGCGACTACCACATGACGATCGACCGCTCGGAGAAAGACGCACTGAAGCATGTACCCGGCGCCGGCGCGACGCTCTCAGAGCAGATGGGGCAGTCCACGAAGGCCGACCGGTTCACCGGCGGCGGACTGGAGCAACTCGGCGCGGGACCGATGTCGCAGCAGAACCAGAGCAAGCAGTTTGACCGCCTGAATCAATACGCGAAGCTGATGGCGGCGCCCGAGATCAAGTTCAAGGATCTTGAGGCGTACATGGTGTCTTCGAAGATCCTCACCGGACCACCGTTCCTTTTCGACGTCCGGACCGATTATGTGAAGGTGACGAACGATACGGTTCTGGTGCCTGTCACGCTGCAGATTAGAAATCGCGATATCACATTCAACACTAAAGATGGCGTCTCGACAGGAACGGTAAACATCCTCGGGCGTATTTCAAACCTGAATCACAAAGCAGTCCAGACCTTCGAGGACACTGTCTCCGTGCCAGTTCCGAGCGAGCTGCTGGCTCGGACACAGAACAACGTCTCGGTTTACTGGAAAGCGCTTCCGCTGCGCCCGGGTCTCTATAAGATCGACATCGTCATTAAGGACGTCAACAATCCCGACCATATCGGAACGTGGAAGAGAAGTATGAATGTTCCGAAGTATGACGATGACCGTCTGGCAGCGTCCTCGCTGATTCTGGCTGACCAGATGGAGCGCGTGCCGTCGAAGGACATCGGCGCCGGAAACTTCGTCATCGGCAATACCCGTATCCGGCCACGGGTGCCCACCGGGGTCGCTGTGCCGGTGACGTTCCACCGCGGGCAGAATTTGAATTTCTGGATGCAGGTCTACAACCTCGGTATCGACGAAAAGAGCAAGCACAACGATGCGACGATCGAATACCAAGTGATTGATTTAGCAACGAATACGACGCTTCTACAGACGGAAGAGCAGACGGGCAAGACCAATCCGAATGCAGACCAGGTAACGCTGGAAAGGACGATGCCGCTGGCGAGCCTTCAGCCTGGAAAGTATAAGATCACGATTAAGGTAAATGACGGTATCAGTAAGCAACAGATCGCAGAATCTGCTCCATTTAATGTAGATTAG
- a CDS encoding TonB-dependent receptor: MKISILSLMLTAAASGWAASPAAAVSGIVRDSQGVAQMGALVQVLTNDSVMVGTAFTDLHGRYLISNLVPGKYEVRATAALFVPALRDNLQLGPGARAIVNLTLSAIYDAASWLPAERRKADEPSDDWKWTLRSAANRPILRMVGDDGQLVLVSSSAAESANHVDRARATVMAGDGGFGSGGVHNVLLVDRILPDGSDMTVRSDIGTATGAPNRAPSTDFQAGYQRQLGFVGAGRTVVSYQFHPEITGSAGAVSLQAIQLASAQKTELGDMVDLEVGGLVYVVRTTGNAMASRPFLKITAHPTDTWSVGYRMATSRDLQSFAGLDSIELDLPVAVASQGKMQVESGLHQEWALGRKTGRGTVEAAYYQDHIGHAAVAGTGQLSVADLTSAGGPGAASVGVLTDSATDTFRTLGRGYSTQGFNLMVTEPIASGLWLALEYTTGTALSAGEDRTLSLQTLSTDLRPRLSQAAVIAVKGRVVGSGTRVRASYRWQPEKLVTAVNPFAAFSDQAYLSFIVRQPVRCGSLLPAGLEATVDVSNLLAQGYRPFLSSDGNVLYLAQTPRTIQAGLAFNF, from the coding sequence TTGAAAATCTCGATCCTGTCGCTGATGCTGACGGCCGCCGCCTCCGGTTGGGCCGCTTCTCCGGCTGCGGCAGTCTCGGGCATTGTGCGGGACTCACAGGGTGTAGCCCAGATGGGCGCCTTGGTTCAGGTGCTCACGAACGACTCCGTGATGGTGGGCACGGCGTTTACTGATCTTCACGGCCGTTATCTGATCTCCAACCTGGTACCTGGCAAGTATGAGGTGCGGGCGACAGCGGCATTGTTTGTGCCGGCGCTGCGCGACAATCTTCAGTTGGGACCCGGAGCCAGGGCGATCGTAAACCTGACGCTGAGTGCTATCTACGACGCCGCCTCATGGTTGCCGGCCGAGAGGCGCAAGGCAGATGAGCCGAGCGATGACTGGAAATGGACGCTGCGCTCGGCGGCAAACCGACCGATTCTCCGGATGGTCGGTGACGACGGACAGCTAGTCCTCGTCTCCTCGAGCGCCGCCGAGTCAGCAAACCATGTCGATCGCGCCCGCGCAACTGTGATGGCCGGCGACGGCGGCTTCGGCAGCGGGGGAGTGCACAACGTACTGTTGGTGGACCGTATCTTGCCCGATGGGTCCGACATGACCGTCCGGTCAGACATTGGAACCGCCACAGGCGCGCCGAATCGGGCCCCGTCCACTGACTTCCAGGCGGGGTACCAGCGTCAGTTGGGCTTTGTAGGAGCCGGCCGAACAGTAGTGAGTTACCAGTTCCATCCTGAGATAACAGGATCGGCGGGGGCGGTCAGCCTTCAGGCAATCCAACTGGCCAGCGCTCAGAAGACCGAACTTGGAGATATGGTTGACCTCGAGGTTGGCGGCTTGGTCTACGTCGTTCGGACGACTGGCAATGCCATGGCTTCGCGGCCGTTCCTGAAGATTACTGCGCACCCCACGGACACGTGGTCGGTGGGGTATCGTATGGCAACCTCGCGCGACCTGCAGAGCTTTGCCGGACTCGATTCGATTGAACTGGATCTTCCGGTTGCCGTCGCCTCCCAGGGCAAGATGCAGGTTGAGAGCGGGTTGCATCAGGAATGGGCGCTCGGCCGCAAGACAGGGCGGGGAACTGTCGAAGCCGCCTATTACCAGGATCACATAGGCCATGCTGCGGTCGCGGGAACTGGTCAGCTAAGCGTTGCCGACCTTACGAGCGCGGGGGGGCCAGGGGCAGCCTCGGTGGGGGTCTTGACGGACAGCGCAACCGACACCTTCCGCACCCTGGGCAGAGGATACTCTACCCAGGGATTCAACCTGATGGTGACTGAGCCGATTGCTTCAGGACTGTGGCTTGCGCTGGAGTACACGACGGGGACTGCTCTCTCGGCTGGCGAAGACAGGACGCTGTCCTTGCAGACGCTCTCGACCGATCTGAGGCCCAGGCTCTCGCAGGCGGCGGTGATCGCCGTCAAGGGACGAGTTGTCGGCAGCGGAACGCGAGTACGGGCGAGCTATCGCTGGCAGCCCGAAAAGCTGGTGACAGCCGTAAATCCCTTTGCAGCGTTTAGCGATCAGGCCTACCTGAGCTTCATTGTTCGCCAGCCCGTGCGGTGCGGCTCTCTGCTGCCGGCCGGACTGGAGGCCACCGTAGATGTCTCAAACCTGCTCGCCCAAGGATATAGGCCATTCTTGTCGAGCGACGGCAATGTACTCTATCTTGCCCAGACACCAAGAACCATTCAGGCCGGACTCGCCTTCAACTTCTAA
- a CDS encoding ABC transporter ATP-binding protein: protein MAIETAVVEPSISSSASGPQPGEVIVTDNLWKTYEMGDQQVHALRGVNLRIRHNEYVAIMGPSGSGKSTLMNLIGCLDSPSQGKYWLNGHDVSKLNDDELARIRNKEIGFVFQTFNLLARATALHNVELPLIYNGTPAAARTERAKAVLESVDLGSRMFHKPNELSGGQRQRVAIARALVNNPSIILADEPTGNLDSKTGEEIMALFDELHAKGNTIVLVTHEADIAEYAHRVVTIRDGVIASDHVSTRIRNQ, encoded by the coding sequence ATGGCTATCGAAACAGCAGTCGTCGAACCCAGCATCAGCAGCAGCGCTTCTGGCCCTCAACCCGGCGAGGTCATCGTCACCGACAATCTCTGGAAGACCTACGAGATGGGCGACCAGCAGGTCCACGCGCTTCGGGGCGTCAACCTGCGCATCCGTCACAACGAGTACGTCGCCATCATGGGCCCCTCGGGCTCAGGCAAGTCCACGCTGATGAACCTGATCGGCTGTCTCGATTCGCCGTCGCAAGGCAAGTACTGGCTCAACGGACACGATGTCTCCAAGCTGAACGACGACGAGCTTGCCCGCATCCGCAACAAGGAGATTGGGTTCGTCTTCCAGACCTTTAATCTTCTCGCCCGGGCCACCGCACTCCATAACGTCGAGCTCCCGCTCATCTATAACGGCACTCCGGCCGCCGCACGCACTGAGCGCGCTAAGGCGGTCCTTGAATCGGTCGACCTCGGCAGCCGAATGTTTCACAAACCCAACGAGCTCTCTGGCGGTCAACGCCAGCGCGTCGCCATCGCCCGCGCTCTGGTCAACAACCCCTCTATCATCCTCGCCGACGAGCCCACCGGAAACCTCGACTCTAAGACTGGCGAGGAGATCATGGCACTCTTCGACGAACTTCACGCCAAGGGCAACACAATCGTCCTCGTCACCCACGAGGCCGACATCGCCGAATACGCCCATCGCGTCGTCACTATCCGCGACGGCGTCATTGCAAGCGACCACGTCTCGACTCGTATCCGCAACCAGTAG
- a CDS encoding CRTAC1 family protein → MGSGVALLDYDNDGLLDVFFVNGAPLADPTPNGTIPQKTAPKYWNRLFHQKKDGTFEDVTENAGLQGFGYGMGVAAADYDNDGYEDLYVTAYGGNRLYHNNGDGTFTDVTDKSGTGGSGWSTSAAWVDLDNDGLLDLVVLRYLRWDFDDVWCGEHREGYRAYCHPDIFPAVSPLVYHNDGNGRFTEVAAKTGLDKPGKGLGIAIADFDRDGKIDVAVSNDSMLEFLYRNKGDGTFEEVGLTAEIAVDGDGRTYAGMGVDFQDYDNDGLPDLVITNLANQKYALYHNSGDSSFTYDSYMSGIGGMTLLHSGWGIRFLDYDNDGLKDLLIAQGHDLDTIELNFPQLRYKEPMLLAHNTGKGFVDVSAQSGNVFHQAWVARGMAVGDVDNDGRLDAVVTTNDGPAYLLHNETLTGNHWLTLLLVGHRSNRDGIGAVITVNTSAGPQYVTVTTAGGYLSSNDKRAHFGLGADTVVKSIEIHWPSGIIQRLNDVRADQILTVDEPATAPPKALLKEFWCSSFAWGDCGVLLRVLAKMREGRGVLVVNL, encoded by the coding sequence ATGGGATCCGGAGTCGCCCTTCTCGACTACGACAACGATGGGCTTCTAGATGTCTTTTTCGTCAACGGAGCCCCGCTAGCCGATCCCACACCGAACGGAACTATTCCGCAAAAGACCGCCCCTAAATATTGGAACCGCCTATTTCATCAAAAGAAGGATGGCACTTTTGAAGATGTTACCGAGAATGCTGGCCTGCAAGGTTTTGGCTATGGCATGGGTGTTGCAGCGGCGGATTACGATAACGACGGTTATGAAGATCTTTACGTAACGGCTTACGGTGGGAACCGTCTCTATCACAATAATGGCGATGGAACCTTTACAGATGTAACCGACAAATCCGGTACAGGCGGCAGCGGATGGTCCACCTCCGCTGCCTGGGTCGATCTAGACAATGACGGACTTCTCGATCTCGTTGTCTTACGCTATTTGCGGTGGGATTTCGATGACGTCTGGTGTGGAGAACACCGTGAAGGTTATCGCGCTTACTGTCACCCAGACATCTTCCCTGCAGTTTCCCCTCTCGTCTACCATAACGACGGCAACGGGCGTTTCACGGAAGTCGCGGCCAAAACGGGTCTCGACAAACCTGGCAAGGGGCTCGGTATTGCGATCGCAGACTTCGACCGCGACGGTAAGATCGACGTAGCGGTGTCCAATGACTCTATGCTCGAGTTTCTCTACCGCAATAAAGGTGATGGCACATTTGAAGAGGTCGGCCTGACTGCAGAGATTGCAGTTGACGGCGACGGAAGGACCTACGCCGGAATGGGAGTTGACTTTCAGGATTACGACAATGATGGTCTGCCCGATCTAGTCATCACCAACCTTGCCAACCAGAAATATGCCCTTTATCACAACAGCGGAGACTCCAGCTTCACCTACGACAGCTACATGAGTGGCATAGGGGGCATGACCCTATTGCACTCTGGTTGGGGGATTCGATTTCTCGACTATGACAATGATGGGCTCAAGGATCTGCTCATCGCCCAGGGGCATGATTTAGACACAATTGAACTGAACTTCCCCCAACTCAGGTACAAGGAGCCGATGCTTCTGGCGCATAACACCGGAAAGGGATTTGTAGACGTCTCCGCGCAGTCGGGGAACGTCTTCCACCAGGCCTGGGTGGCACGCGGGATGGCCGTCGGAGATGTAGACAATGATGGGCGCCTCGATGCCGTCGTCACGACCAACGATGGCCCCGCCTATTTACTGCACAATGAAACACTTACCGGAAATCACTGGCTTACCTTGCTGCTCGTCGGCCATCGTAGCAATCGCGACGGAATTGGCGCTGTGATTACGGTCAACACCTCCGCTGGCCCGCAGTATGTCACGGTTACGACCGCAGGCGGTTATCTGTCTTCTAACGACAAACGCGCTCACTTCGGTCTCGGGGCGGATACTGTAGTGAAGTCGATTGAAATCCATTGGCCTAGCGGCATTATCCAGAGGCTGAATGACGTTCGTGCTGATCAAATCCTTACAGTCGATGAGCCTGCAACTGCCCCCCCTAAAGCCCTCCTGAAGGAGTTTTGGTGCAGCTCTTTTGCTTGGGGGGATTGTGGTGTTTTGTTGAGGGTTTTGGCGAAAATGAGGGAAGGACGTGGTGTTTTGGTGGTCAATTTGTGA